The following are encoded in a window of Clostridia bacterium genomic DNA:
- the cbiD gene encoding cobalamin biosynthesis protein CbiD → MREYINKDGKRLRLGYTTGTCAAAASKAAAWMLLTGRRLEKITISTPKGINVTLDIEEISIDKNSVKCAVKKDSGDDPDITDGIYIFAEVSRISAPEILIEGGRGIGRVTKRGLDRNVGEAAINSGPRRQIRDNLLEVCRITDHRGGLSVLISAPEGESIAKKTLNSRLGIVGGISILGTTGIVEPMSEQALIETIRLELSERKESGEEYVMLAPGNYGIEYIKSLGADEKYAVVTSNFIGDALDLAVMFGFKGILIIGHMGKLVKLAGGMFNTHSKYGDCRMEIIAANAGTQGIFPNQMERILECPTCDAALDILKENNVYDNTLRRIMQRIESNISARISGKAEAGVIMFSRQHGFLCESENAQSLFKKIVKE, encoded by the coding sequence ATGAGAGAGTATATAAATAAAGACGGAAAGCGTTTAAGGCTTGGATATACTACGGGCACATGCGCCGCGGCAGCGTCAAAGGCGGCGGCATGGATGCTTCTTACGGGCAGAAGGCTTGAAAAGATAACTATATCAACGCCTAAGGGGATAAATGTAACGCTTGACATAGAAGAAATAAGCATAGATAAAAACTCGGTAAAATGCGCCGTTAAAAAAGACAGCGGCGACGACCCCGACATAACCGACGGGATATATATTTTTGCCGAGGTTTCGCGCATATCTGCGCCCGAAATACTTATCGAAGGCGGACGCGGCATAGGCCGCGTGACTAAGAGAGGACTTGACAGAAACGTGGGCGAGGCGGCGATAAATTCCGGCCCGCGCCGCCAGATAAGAGATAACCTTTTGGAGGTTTGCCGTATCACCGATCACAGGGGCGGGCTTTCGGTGCTGATATCCGCGCCCGAGGGCGAGAGCATTGCAAAAAAGACTCTAAACTCCCGCCTCGGGATAGTGGGAGGCATATCTATACTCGGAACTACCGGGATCGTGGAACCGATGAGCGAACAGGCGCTTATAGAAACGATACGTCTGGAGCTTTCTGAGAGAAAAGAGAGCGGTGAGGAATATGTAATGCTTGCGCCCGGAAATTACGGTATTGAATATATAAAAAGCCTGGGAGCAGATGAAAAATATGCGGTGGTCACCTCTAATTTTATAGGAGACGCTTTAGATTTGGCCGTTATGTTCGGTTTTAAAGGCATACTCATCATAGGCCATATGGGCAAACTTGTAAAGCTTGCCGGAGGGATGTTCAATACTCACTCAAAATACGGAGACTGCCGAATGGAGATAATAGCCGCCAATGCCGGCACTCAGGGGATTTTTCCAAATCAAATGGAGCGAATTCTTGAGTGTCCCACATGCGATGCGGCGCTTGATATTCTAAAAGAAAACAATGTTTATGATAATACGCTGAGACGAATAATGCAGCGCATCGAATCAAATATAAGCGCACGCATATCGGGAAAAGCCGAAGCAGGTGTTATAATGTTTTCAAGACAGCACGGCTTTTTATGCGAAAGCGAAAACGCGCAAAGTCTTTTTAAGAAGATAGTAAAGGAGTAA
- the cobM gene encoding precorrin-4 C(11)-methyltransferase codes for MVYFVGAGSGAPDLITIRGARLLSEADIIIYTGSLVNPELLSYAKKDCRIFNSAKMTLDEVIDVIKRAEGERKTTVRLHTGDPCLYGAVREQFDALFKLGIEFSVCPGVSSFSAAAASLKAEYTLPGVSQSVIITRAAGRTPVPDAQSVRALSAHKATMVIFLSASLCESLQSELILGGWSEDTPAAVVYKASWPDEKILRCSVGTLYDTVRRNNIEKTALIIVGNVLGDEYLRSLLYDPAFSTEYREAKK; via the coding sequence ATGGTTTACTTCGTAGGAGCGGGAAGCGGCGCGCCTGACCTTATAACGATAAGAGGCGCGCGCCTTTTGAGCGAAGCCGACATTATAATATATACGGGATCTCTTGTAAATCCCGAGCTTCTTTCATATGCAAAAAAAGACTGCAGAATATTTAACAGCGCGAAGATGACGCTTGATGAGGTGATAGACGTCATAAAACGGGCGGAGGGAGAAAGAAAGACAACGGTGCGTCTTCATACGGGAGATCCGTGTCTTTACGGCGCCGTAAGGGAGCAGTTTGACGCGCTCTTTAAGCTTGGAATAGAGTTTTCGGTATGCCCGGGAGTCAGCTCGTTTTCGGCGGCTGCGGCTTCGCTTAAAGCGGAGTATACGCTTCCCGGCGTAAGCCAAAGCGTGATAATCACGCGCGCGGCGGGACGAACGCCCGTGCCTGATGCGCAGTCGGTGCGCGCTCTCTCGGCGCATAAGGCGACCATGGTGATCTTTTTAAGCGCGTCGCTTTGCGAAAGTCTTCAAAGCGAGCTTATTTTGGGCGGATGGAGCGAAGACACGCCCGCAGCAGTTGTGTACAAGGCGTCTTGGCCTGACGAAAAGATACTTCGATGCAGTGTGGGCACGCTTTATGATACCGTAAGACGAAACAATATAGAAAAGACTGCGCTTATAATAGTTGGGAACGTTTTGGGCGATGAGTATTTACGTTCGCTTTTATACGATCCTGCGTTCAGTACAGAATACCGAGAGGCGAAAAAATGA
- a CDS encoding precorrin-8X methylmutase, producing MIENIEPSEIEKRSFEIISELLGGKILAPENEQVIKRAIHATADLDYADDLVFSEGAVKKGIAALRSGCDIVTDTNMARAGINKSVLSRLGGRVHCFMSDEDVASEAKARGITRAAVSMEKASHIEKSCIFAIGNAPTALIRLKELCDEGHIRPALVIGVPVGFVNVAESKELIIMSDMPHIVARGRKGGSSVAAAVVNALLYQIMR from the coding sequence ATGATCGAAAACATAGAGCCTTCGGAAATTGAAAAGCGCAGCTTTGAGATAATTTCTGAGCTGCTCGGAGGAAAGATTTTGGCGCCTGAAAACGAGCAGGTGATAAAACGCGCCATTCATGCGACGGCAGACCTTGACTATGCCGACGATCTCGTTTTTTCCGAAGGAGCAGTAAAGAAGGGTATTGCGGCGCTTCGGAGCGGATGCGATATCGTTACCGATACGAATATGGCGCGTGCCGGCATAAATAAGAGCGTGCTTTCACGCTTGGGCGGGCGCGTACATTGCTTTATGTCTGATGAAGATGTGGCTTCCGAGGCGAAAGCGCGCGGCATAACGAGAGCGGCTGTGTCGATGGAAAAGGCTTCGCACATAGAAAAATCGTGTATTTTTGCCATAGGCAACGCGCCTACCGCTCTTATACGACTAAAGGAGCTCTGCGATGAAGGGCACATTCGGCCTGCGTTGGTGATAGGCGTTCCCGTGGGATTTGTAAACGTAGCGGAAAGTAAAGAGCTTATCATTATGTCGGACATGCCGCATATCGTTGCTCGCGGGAGAAAGGGCGGAAGCAGCGTTGCGGCCGCTGTTGTAAACGCGCTTCTTTATCAGATAATGCGGTGA